A genomic stretch from Desulfolutivibrio sulfodismutans DSM 3696 includes:
- the hypE gene encoding hydrogenase expression/formation protein HypE, which translates to MSDRILLDCGSGGRASHRLVADLFLKHLGNPELNRLNDAACLNLKSPLAMSTDTFTVDPIFFPGGDIGSLAVHGTVNDVSMLGAIPRYLTCGFIVEEGLETDVLARVVASMGTAAREAGVLVVAGDTKVVPRGMVDKIFINTTGVGEIFVDPTPSGDRARPGDAILVTGSMGDHGLAVLSTRQGLAFDTPVVSDAASLNHAIARLLRAVPEVHVLRDPTRGGLGTTLNEIAESSGVCCEIVDEAIPVRPEVRDGCSFLGLDPLYLANEGKFLCILPGELADAALDVLRGDPLCAGAVRIGTVTDAHPGKVVLTTRLGGARLLTMLEGEQLPRIC; encoded by the coding sequence ATGTCCGATCGAATTCTTCTGGATTGCGGCAGCGGCGGCCGGGCCTCCCACCGGCTGGTGGCCGACCTTTTCCTCAAACACCTGGGAAATCCGGAACTCAACCGGCTCAACGACGCGGCCTGCCTGAACCTGAAAAGCCCCCTGGCCATGAGCACGGACACCTTCACCGTGGACCCGATCTTCTTCCCGGGCGGGGACATTGGATCCCTGGCCGTGCACGGCACGGTCAACGACGTGTCCATGCTCGGGGCCATTCCCCGCTACCTGACCTGCGGATTCATCGTGGAGGAAGGCCTGGAGACGGACGTTCTGGCACGCGTCGTGGCCTCCATGGGAACGGCCGCCCGGGAGGCCGGGGTGCTGGTGGTGGCCGGGGACACCAAGGTGGTGCCCCGGGGGATGGTGGACAAAATCTTCATCAACACCACCGGGGTCGGGGAAATCTTCGTCGACCCGACCCCCTCGGGCGACCGCGCCCGGCCGGGAGACGCCATCCTGGTCACGGGCAGCATGGGCGACCACGGCCTGGCCGTCCTCTCCACCCGCCAGGGATTGGCCTTCGACACCCCCGTGGTCTCGGACGCGGCCTCCCTGAACCATGCCATCGCCCGGCTGTTGCGCGCCGTGCCGGAGGTGCATGTGCTGCGCGACCCCACGCGCGGCGGCCTCGGCACCACCCTCAACGAAATCGCCGAGTCCTCGGGCGTGTGCTGCGAAATCGTGGACGAGGCCATTCCCGTACGGCCCGAAGTGCGCGACGGCTGCTCCTTTCTGGGCCTGGACCCGCTGTACCTGGCCAACGAGGGCAAATTCCTGTGCATCCTGCCCGGGGAACTGGCCGATGCGGCCCTCGACGTGCTGCGGGGCGACCCCCTGTGCGCCGGGGCCGTGCGCATCGGCACGGTCACCGACGCCCACCCCGGCAAGGTGGTGCTGACCACCCGCCTGGGCGGCGCCCGCCTCCTGACCATGCTGGAGGGCGAACAACTGCCGCGCATCTGCTGA